The Pan troglodytes isolate AG18354 chromosome 1, NHGRI_mPanTro3-v2.0_pri, whole genome shotgun sequence genome includes a region encoding these proteins:
- the CTSE gene encoding cathepsin E isoform X2 translates to MKTLLLLLLVLLELGEAQGSLHRVPLRRHPSLKKKLRARSQLSEFWKSHNLDMIQFTESCSMDQSAKEPLINYLDMEYFGTISIGSPPQNFTVIFDTGSSNLWVPSVYCTSPACKTHSRFQPSQSSTYSQPGQSFSIQYGTGSLSGIIGADQVSVEGLTVVGQQFGESVTEPGQTFVDAEFDGILGLGYPSLAVGGVTPVFDNMMAQNLVDLPMFSVYMSSNPEGGAGSELIFGGYDHSHFSGSLNWVPVTKQAYWQIALDNMLWSVPTLTSCRMSPSPLTESPIPSAQLPTPYWTSWMECSSAAAAFKDLTSTLQLGPSGSWGMSSFDSFTQSLTVGITVWDWPQQSPKEGPCVCACLSDGP, encoded by the exons ATGAAAACGCTCCTTCTTTTGCTGCTGGTGCtcctggagctgggagaggccCAAGGATCCCTTCACAG GGTGCCCCTCAGGAGGCATCCGTCCCTCAAGAAGAAGCTGCGGGCACGGAGCCAGCTCTCTGAGTTCTGGAAATCCCATAATTTGGACATGATCCAGTTCACCGAGTCCTGCTCAATGGACCAGAGTGCCAAGGAACCCCTCATCAACTACTTGGAT ATGGAATACTTCGGCACTATCTCCATTGGCTCCCCACCACAGAACTTCACTGTCATCTTCGACACTGGCTCCTCCAACCTCTGGGTCCCCTCTGTGTACTGCACTAGCCCAGCCTGCA AGACGCACAGCAGGTTCCAGCCTTCCCAGTCCAGCACATACAGCCAGCCGGGTCAatctttctccattcagtatggaACCGGGAGCTTGTCCGGGATCATTGGAGCCGACCAAGTCTCT GTGGAAGGACTAACCGTGGTTGGCCAGCAGTTTGGAGAAAGTGTCACAGAGCCAGGCCAGACCTTTGTGGATGCAGAGTTTGATGGAATTCTGGGCCTGGGATACCCCTCCTTGGCTGTGGGAGGAGTGACTCCAGTATTTGACAACATGATGGCTCAGAACCTGGTGGACTTGCCGATGTTTTCTGTCTACATGAGCAG TAACCCAGAAGGTGGTGCGGGGAGCGAGCTGATTTTCGGAGGCTACGACCACTCCCATTTCTCTGGGAGCCTGAATTGGGTCCCAGTCACCAAGCAAGCTTACTGGCAGATTGCACTGGATAA TATGCTGTGGAGTGTGCCAACCTTAACGTCATGCCGGATGTCACCTTCACCATTAACGGAGTCCCCTATACCCTCAGCCCAACTGCCTACACCCTACTG GACTTCGTGGATGGAATGCAGTTCTGCAGCAGCGGCTTTCAAGGACTTGACATCCACCCTCCAGCTGGGCCCCTCTGGATCCTGGGGGATGTCTTCATTCGACAGTTTTACTCAGTCTTTGACCGTGGGAATAACCGTGTGGGACTGGCCCCAGCAGTCCCCTAAGGAGGGGCCTTGTGTCTGTGCCTGCCTGTCTGACGGGCCTTGA
- the CTSE gene encoding cathepsin E isoform X1 — translation MKTLLLLLLVLLELGEAQGSLHRVPLRRHPSLKKKLRARSQLSEFWKSHNLDMIQFTESCSMDQSAKEPLINYLDMEYFGTISIGSPPQNFTVIFDTGSSNLWVPSVYCTSPACKTHSRFQPSQSSTYSQPGQSFSIQYGTGSLSGIIGADQVSVEGLTVVGQQFGESVTEPGQTFVDAEFDGILGLGYPSLAVGGVTPVFDNMMAQNLVDLPMFSVYMSSNPEGGAGSELIFGGYDHSHFSGSLNWVPVTKQAYWQIALDNIQVGGTVMFCSEGCQAIVDTGTSLITGPSDKIKQLQNAIGAAPVDGEYAVECANLNVMPDVTFTINGVPYTLSPTAYTLLDFVDGMQFCSSGFQGLDIHPPAGPLWILGDVFIRQFYSVFDRGNNRVGLAPAVP, via the exons ATGAAAACGCTCCTTCTTTTGCTGCTGGTGCtcctggagctgggagaggccCAAGGATCCCTTCACAG GGTGCCCCTCAGGAGGCATCCGTCCCTCAAGAAGAAGCTGCGGGCACGGAGCCAGCTCTCTGAGTTCTGGAAATCCCATAATTTGGACATGATCCAGTTCACCGAGTCCTGCTCAATGGACCAGAGTGCCAAGGAACCCCTCATCAACTACTTGGAT ATGGAATACTTCGGCACTATCTCCATTGGCTCCCCACCACAGAACTTCACTGTCATCTTCGACACTGGCTCCTCCAACCTCTGGGTCCCCTCTGTGTACTGCACTAGCCCAGCCTGCA AGACGCACAGCAGGTTCCAGCCTTCCCAGTCCAGCACATACAGCCAGCCGGGTCAatctttctccattcagtatggaACCGGGAGCTTGTCCGGGATCATTGGAGCCGACCAAGTCTCT GTGGAAGGACTAACCGTGGTTGGCCAGCAGTTTGGAGAAAGTGTCACAGAGCCAGGCCAGACCTTTGTGGATGCAGAGTTTGATGGAATTCTGGGCCTGGGATACCCCTCCTTGGCTGTGGGAGGAGTGACTCCAGTATTTGACAACATGATGGCTCAGAACCTGGTGGACTTGCCGATGTTTTCTGTCTACATGAGCAG TAACCCAGAAGGTGGTGCGGGGAGCGAGCTGATTTTCGGAGGCTACGACCACTCCCATTTCTCTGGGAGCCTGAATTGGGTCCCAGTCACCAAGCAAGCTTACTGGCAGATTGCACTGGATAA CATCCAGGTGGGAGGCACTGTGATGTTCTGCTCCGAGGGCTGCCAGGCCATTGTGGACACAGGGACTTCCCTCATCACTGGCCCTTCCGACAAGATTAAGCAGCTGCAAAACGCCATTGGGGCAGCCCCCGTGGATGGAGAA TATGCTGTGGAGTGTGCCAACCTTAACGTCATGCCGGATGTCACCTTCACCATTAACGGAGTCCCCTATACCCTCAGCCCAACTGCCTACACCCTACTG GACTTCGTGGATGGAATGCAGTTCTGCAGCAGCGGCTTTCAAGGACTTGACATCCACCCTCCAGCTGGGCCCCTCTGGATCCTGGGGGATGTCTTCATTCGACAGTTTTACTCAGTCTTTGACCGTGGGAATAACCGTGTGGGACTGGCCCCAGCAGTCCCCTAA